GCACGGGGTGTTCGGCGCCGGCCGCAACTGGCGCTCGATCGCGCGTCGCTTGGTCCACGCGCGCCCGGAGTGGGGGGCCGTGCTCGTGGATCTACGGCTGCACGGCGGCTCGCAGGCGTTCGCACCGCCGCACACGCTGGATGCGGCCGCGGCGGATGTGCGCGCGCTCGTGGATGCGCTGGGCATCCCCGTCCGCGCCGTCCTCGGCCACTCCTTCGGCGGCAAGGTCGCGCTCCTCTACACGCGTGACTACGGCGCCGACCTCGCGCAGACCTGGCTCATCGACTCCACACCCGCGCCGGGCGTTCCCGGCGGCAGCGCGTGGCGGATGCTGGAGGCGCTGCGCCGCGTCCCGGCCAGCTTCCCGACGCGGGACGCGGCGGTGCGGGCGATCGAGGCGGAGGGCTTCGAGGCCGGCGTCGCGCAGTGGGTGACGTCCAACCTCGTGGCCACGGACGGCGAGTACCGCTGGCGGCTCGATCTCGACGGCATCGAGGCGCTGCTCCGCGACTTCTTCCGTACGGACCTGTGGGGCGTGCTGGAGGATCCGCCCGGCGCCGTGCACGTCCACGTGGTGAAGGCCATGGACTCGAGCCTCCTGGCCGAGGACACGTGCGCGCGTATCG
The genomic region above belongs to bacterium and contains:
- a CDS encoding alpha/beta hydrolase, producing MPGRVLEEENVNAVLLAHDRVIAPGASPERWILFLHGVFGAGRNWRSIARRLVHARPEWGAVLVDLRLHGGSQAFAPPHTLDAAAADVRALVDALGIPVRAVLGHSFGGKVALLYTRDYGADLAQTWLIDSTPAPGVPGGSAWRMLEALRRVPASFPTRDAAVRAIEAEGFEAGVAQWVTSNLVATDGEYRWRLDLDGIEALLRDFFRTDLWGVLEDPPGAVHVHVVKAMDSSLLAEDTCARIEQIGLRTGRVHLHRLAGGHWLNADNPDGVTRLLADSL